From the Bradyrhizobium ontarionense genome, the window TCGGCGATTTTCTCGGTGTCGTCGGAACCCGGCGCGACGCCGGCCCCGACGAGGGAAGGTCAGGCGGCGATGCTGTGGACGCCGGCACCGCGCAAGAGCTCGGCGAGGTGCTTGCGGGCATAGAACATGCGCGTCTTCACCGTGCTCTGCGGGATGCCGATGATGTGCCCGACCTCCTCCACCGACTTCTCGTGGTAGTAGATCAGGGTGATGATCTCGCGATGAGCCGGCGAGAGCTTCGCGACGCAGGCGCGCAGGATCGCGCTGGTCGTGGAGCGCTCGAGCGAGGTCTCCGGCGTGTCGGAGTCGTCGGCGATCTCACGCACCTCGTCCTGGTCGATGTCCTCGAACCGGCGCTGGCGCAGCGCGGTCAGCGCCTTGAAGCGGGCGATCGACAGCAGCCAGGTCGAAACCTGCGAGCGGCCCTCGAACTGCTTGGCAGTCCGCCAGACGTCCAGGAACACTTGGCTGACGAGGTCCTCGGCAATCGTGGTGTCACGCACGATGCGCAGGATGAAGCGATAGACCCGCACATTATGGCGCGCATAAAGCGTGTGCATCGCGGTGCGATCGCCATCGGCGATGCTCTCCAGGAGCATGCCGTCCGTGGTCGCCTGGGCCGCGATAATGCCCTGGCTGGCTGCGGAATTGATGGCAATGACGTTCTGCATGGCACTCTCCCGTTCCGCCGCCCCCTTGCGGCGTTTCGACGGGTCGGATTGTTAATGAGCGCCGGTTTCGGGACGTCTGCACGAAAATGGGAAAATGGTTTCGTCGCAGGGCAGAAGTGTTTCGTCGCACCGCACATCGCGAAACACTCGTGGCGGAATTGTGAATTATTTCAAGGGACGGGAAATGGGGCGGTGGAGGTCGTACTGGCATGCCAGCCGGACCTCGCGTCTCGACGGCGGATGTTACGCCTTTTCGCCGGCCGGCGAGAACAGGTAGCCGCCACCGCGGATCGTCCGGATCACGGCGGGTTTGGTCGGATCCGGCTCGATCTTGCGCCGGATGCGCATGATTCGGAGGTCGACGGCGCGGTCGAACGCCTCGGCGTCCCGGGCGTTGGCCAGCTCGAGAAGCCGTTCGCGCGATAGCACCCGCTTGGGGTTGGCGGCAAACACCTTGAGCAGGCCGAATTCGGAGGCCGTCAGCGGATGCTCGTTGCCTTCGTCGTCGCGCAGTGCCTGGGCATCGAGATCGAGCCATTTGGTGCCGAATCGCACCAGCTGCGGGTCCTTGGCCTTGGCGGCGGCAGGTTCTGCAACGGCGGCTGCCGCCTTGGCCGGGGCGCTCCGGCGCAGCACGGAGCGGATCCGGGCCATCAACTCGCGCAATTCGCACGGCTTGGCGACGTAATCGTCGGCCCCGAGCTCGAGCCCCACCACGCGGTCGATCGGACTGGCGGTCGCCGTCAGCATGATGACGGGAATGTTGGTTCGGCCCTTGAGGTCGCGGATGATCGACAATCCGTCCTCTTCGGGCATGTTGAGGTCGAGCACGACGAGGTCGGCGGGGCCGGTCTCGATCGCGCTCCGCAGGCTCTTGCCGCCGTCACACAGGGTCACGGTGAAGCCGTGCATCTTGAGGTAATCGCCCACCATCTCGCGGGCAGGGGCCTCGTCGTCGACGATGATGATGTGCTGGCTTTGACTCATGACAACTCAGTCGCAGGCAGTGTGATGGTGAACGTCGATCCGGATCCCGGCCCGTCGCTCTTGGCCGTCACCTCTCCACCATGCATGTCGACGATGCGTTTGACAATCGACAGGCCAAGCCCGGTCGAGCTCTCGCCGGCCGTCGGCTTGGCCGACAGCCGCTGGAACCGGCCGAATAGGCGACCAAGATCCTCCGGCGACAGCCCGGCGCCCTGGTCGGCGATGCCGATGATCGTGTTGTCGCCATCGTCGGCGACATCGACAGCGATCCTGCCGCCGATCGGACTGTATTTGATCGCATTGCTCAGCAGGTTGTCGATCGCTTCGCGAATCCGGTCGATGTCGCACATGGTGGACAGATGCGGTGGCGCGGATATCGCAATGACCTGCTGCTTGTTGAGCGCCAGCGGCTGGTTGGCTTCGACCACCTCGTGGACAAGGGCTGCAACGTCGACCGGCTCACGGCGGATCGTGATGTCGAATGCGTCCGCCATCGCATCGGAGATGAGATGGTCGACCATGGAGGTCAGGCGCTTGGCGGCATCGCGGATGTGTTCGATCTGGGTGGTGACGCCGTCCTTGGAGGCGCCGGTCGCGATCAGTTCGGTCAGCATCTCGGTGCGGCCGAGGATGACGCCGAGTGGATTCTTCAAATCGTGGGCGACCGTGCCCAGAATTTCGTTCTTGAAGCCGTTGGCACGCTGCAGCCGCAGCCACTGCGCCGACAGCCGCCGGTTGGCCTGCATCAGCGCGCGGGTGCGCTGCGCGACGCGATCCTCGAGCTGGGTGTTGGCCTCGTGCAGCTGCTGATAGAGCAGCACATTGTCGAACGCGATCGACAGCCGGCTGGAGAAGATCTCGACCAGCGAGCGATCGGTCTCGGACAGCGGCCGTTCCGCCTGCAGCAGCACCACCACCTCGCGGCCGGAGCCGGTGCGTACGTAGAGCACCGTGCGGTGGTCGGCGAATTCGTTCGCACGCTTCTTGAAGGCGGCCTCGACCATGTCGCGCAGGTCGGGATCGAGCGAACGCGAGGTGGCGGCGCCGGTGAAGCGGCTGTAGCAGCCGGAGCCGGCCAGCACCGAGAAGTCCTCGGCCTGGCTGCCGTCGTCGCGCAGCACCAGGATCCCGGCGCAATCGACGTTGAGCAGGGACGCGATCTGGGTCAGCACGCCCTCGGCCAGGCGCTGCATCGATTTGAAATCGTAGAGCGTCGAGGCGGCGTCGATGATGATCTCGAGGCCGCGCCGGGTCTGCACCATGCGCTCGAGCTGTTGATAGCTGCGCAGCGCGGCCGTGAGCGAGGTGAAGAGCTTGTCCGCCGTGAGCTCGGTCTTGGCCTTGTAGTCGTTGATGTCGTACTGAACGATCACGCGCCGCTCCGGCGCCTGCCCGGGCTGGCCGGTGCGCAGGATGATGCGGACGGTCTCGTTCTTGATCTCGTTGCGGATGAACTCGACGAGCTCGAGACCGGCGACGTCGGTCTCCATGATGACATCGAGCAGCACGGCGGCGATGTCGGTATGTTCCCGCATCAGGGTACGGCCTTCGGCCGCCGAATAGGCCGAGAGGATCTCGAGGCCTTGGCCGTTGAGGCTGTAGTCCGAGAGCGCAAAGCGCGTGCCGTCGTGCACCGCATGGTCGTCGTCGATGACGGCGATCTTCCATTTCCGGGCCGAACGGTCGTCCTCGTCGAATCCGGTATCCTCGATCAGGTGGAGGACATCGTCCTGTTCGGCCATTGCGTCGTTCCGTCGCCCGTTGCTGTCTCGGAGCCGCCCTTGGCGACCCGCGGCATGATTATGCGAAAAGTCGTGCCTTGTCCTACCCTGGACTCCAGCATCATGCGGCCACCAAGCTGCTGCGTCACGAGATTGTAGACGATATGCAGCCCGAGACCCGTCCCGCCCTCGTTGCGGCGCGTCGTGAAGAACGGATCGAAGGCCTGACGCTGGACGTCGGGGGTCATGCCGGCCCCGTTATCGGCGAAAATGATCTCGATGTCATCCGCGCCGCGCGGCCGCGCCGTGATCGAGATCGTCCCCGAACGGCCGTCGGCGAAGGCATGGTTGACGGCGTTGAGGAACAGGTTGGTCAGGATCTGGCCGTAGAAGCCGGGATAGCCGTCGATGAAGAGTCCCTCCGGGACATCGACGGACAGCGTGATCGGAGCGCGCTTGAGCACCGGCTTCAGGCTGGTGATGATCTGATCGGTCGCCTCGCTCAGGATGAAGGTGCGCCGTTCGGCATGCGAGCGGTCGACGGCAACCTGCTTGAACGACTGAATGAGCTCGCCGGCGCGCTGCAGGTTGGCGACCAATTGCTCGGATGCATCCCGCGACGTGCGTACGAATTCCTCCAGTTGCGACCGGCGCAGCCCGCCTTCGGGCGATCTCAACGCGGCTTCGAACATCTCGACGCGGCGCGCGAAGCTGGAGGCCACCGTCAGGCTGATGCCGATCGGATTGTTCACCTCATGCGCAACCCCGGCCACCAGCCCTCCGAGTGCTGCGAGCCGCTCGGCATCGATCAGGTTGCGCTGGGCCGCATTGAGCTCGAGCAGGGCGCTCTCGGCCTTTTCCTTCGCGGTGCGCAGCTCATCCTCGGTCTTGCGCTTGGCGACTGCGTTTTCGCGAAAGACTTCGACTGCGCGGGCCATCGCGCCGACTTCGTCGCGCGCCTCGGTCCCAACGACCTTGCGGTCGTAGTCGCCCAAGGTGATGGCGCGCATGGACGCCATGATCTGCTGCAGCGGAAGCCTGATCGAAAGCGCGATCAGGACGCCGGCGGAGAGGATGATGCCGAGGAAAACCACCGCGATCGACAGCACGCGGCGGGAGATGTCGCGCAGCGTCCGGTCGAACGTCGTCTGCGCCTTCTGCTCGCGCTGGCGCATCTTCACCGACAGTCCATCGATGGCGCCGATGGTCTCGGCCTGGCTGGCGTCGATGGTGTTGCGCAGCAGTTCGGTCCGATTGCTCAGTTGCTCGGTCAGCTTGGAAAACCCCTCCCGGAGCGCAGCCGTCCGAGCCGACAGCCGCTGCAAGGCCAGCCGCTGCAGATCATTGTCGGCGAGGCTCGACATCACGGGAATGGTCTTCTCGATCGTCTCGGTGTTGCGGCGCGCGTCCTCGGCGGAGGCGGGCGCGAGCGAGAGATAATACGAATTCGCCGCCACCAGCATCGCCGTGAAGGCTTCGCGCGACTTGCCGAGCGACGGCCAGATCTGCGCATCGCGATGGCCGGTCGCGCCTTCGATGACCGAGTAGAGTCCCGCGATGTCGCGGGCGGGACCGAGCACCTCTTCCTCATAGGTCTTCGAGATCGTCGCCTGCAGGCTGCGCAGCTCGCCGAAGCCGTCGAGGAAGCGCACCGTGACCCGCTCGAGCTCCTCGACCGATCCCGACAGCATCGGATCGGTCGAGGCGCGCGTCGTCAGTGTACCCAGCACCGCTTCGCGGAGCAGCAGGATCTCGGCGAACAGCTCAGGGCTCGGCTGGTTGATGTAGCGATGGATCAGGTTCTGCAGCCGGCTTGTTTCACTCTCCAGCAGCGCCAGCACCTTGTCGGATTCGCGGACCTGGCGGACGTCGTCCCAGGCCGTGCCCAGCACTTGCGCACCGTTCCAGATCAGCGCTGCGAGGACGATCACGACGGCCGAGTTCAGAGCGGCAATCGAGAGGATGCGCCAGCGGATCGGCACTGCCCGGAGCACGCGGACGATCCTCGCCCGGCCCAGCGCCGCCCGACTGAGCGTCCGGTCGGCGGAACCTCGCTGCTCGGATCTCGCCACGATCGCTACCTCGAGCCGGCCGCGGGGCGCTTCAGCCCGCCCAGGCCGGGGCGTGCCGCAGGCCTCGCATGGTGCAGTGCGGCCCGCGAACGCCACCCCGCGTCCGCCACAACCCGACTCGGCACCGGCGTGACGTCCACCCTCGATATCCACGAACGACGGGCGCGGTACACAGGCAACACTTTCCCCTTGATGATGAGGTCGGCCCGGAGACGAAAAGGTTCAACGCTCTCCCGAACAGGTGCTATAAGGCCATTCTGACGCCAAAGCGATACGCGTCAATGGTTTGTTAAGAAGTTGTTGCAGCTTTTGGTTGTTTGTCCGG encodes:
- a CDS encoding sigma-70 family RNA polymerase sigma factor, producing the protein MQNVIAINSAASQGIIAAQATTDGMLLESIADGDRTAMHTLYARHNVRVYRFILRIVRDTTIAEDLVSQVFLDVWRTAKQFEGRSQVSTWLLSIARFKALTALRQRRFEDIDQDEVREIADDSDTPETSLERSTTSAILRACVAKLSPAHREIITLIYYHEKSVEEVGHIIGIPQSTVKTRMFYARKHLAELLRGAGVHSIAA
- a CDS encoding response regulator, which translates into the protein MSQSQHIIIVDDEAPAREMVGDYLKMHGFTVTLCDGGKSLRSAIETGPADLVVLDLNMPEEDGLSIIRDLKGRTNIPVIMLTATASPIDRVVGLELGADDYVAKPCELRELMARIRSVLRRSAPAKAAAAVAEPAAAKAKDPQLVRFGTKWLDLDAQALRDDEGNEHPLTASEFGLLKVFAANPKRVLSRERLLELANARDAEAFDRAVDLRIMRIRRKIEPDPTKPAVIRTIRGGGYLFSPAGEKA
- a CDS encoding ATP-binding response regulator; this encodes MAEQDDVLHLIEDTGFDEDDRSARKWKIAVIDDDHAVHDGTRFALSDYSLNGQGLEILSAYSAAEGRTLMREHTDIAAVLLDVIMETDVAGLELVEFIRNEIKNETVRIILRTGQPGQAPERRVIVQYDINDYKAKTELTADKLFTSLTAALRSYQQLERMVQTRRGLEIIIDAASTLYDFKSMQRLAEGVLTQIASLLNVDCAGILVLRDDGSQAEDFSVLAGSGCYSRFTGAATSRSLDPDLRDMVEAAFKKRANEFADHRTVLYVRTGSGREVVVLLQAERPLSETDRSLVEIFSSRLSIAFDNVLLYQQLHEANTQLEDRVAQRTRALMQANRRLSAQWLRLQRANGFKNEILGTVAHDLKNPLGVILGRTEMLTELIATGASKDGVTTQIEHIRDAAKRLTSMVDHLISDAMADAFDITIRREPVDVAALVHEVVEANQPLALNKQQVIAISAPPHLSTMCDIDRIREAIDNLLSNAIKYSPIGGRIAVDVADDGDNTIIGIADQGAGLSPEDLGRLFGRFQRLSAKPTAGESSTGLGLSIVKRIVDMHGGEVTAKSDGPGSGSTFTITLPATELS
- a CDS encoding sensor histidine kinase, giving the protein MPIRWRILSIAALNSAVVIVLAALIWNGAQVLGTAWDDVRQVRESDKVLALLESETSRLQNLIHRYINQPSPELFAEILLLREAVLGTLTTRASTDPMLSGSVEELERVTVRFLDGFGELRSLQATISKTYEEEVLGPARDIAGLYSVIEGATGHRDAQIWPSLGKSREAFTAMLVAANSYYLSLAPASAEDARRNTETIEKTIPVMSSLADNDLQRLALQRLSARTAALREGFSKLTEQLSNRTELLRNTIDASQAETIGAIDGLSVKMRQREQKAQTTFDRTLRDISRRVLSIAVVFLGIILSAGVLIALSIRLPLQQIMASMRAITLGDYDRKVVGTEARDEVGAMARAVEVFRENAVAKRKTEDELRTAKEKAESALLELNAAQRNLIDAERLAALGGLVAGVAHEVNNPIGISLTVASSFARRVEMFEAALRSPEGGLRRSQLEEFVRTSRDASEQLVANLQRAGELIQSFKQVAVDRSHAERRTFILSEATDQIITSLKPVLKRAPITLSVDVPEGLFIDGYPGFYGQILTNLFLNAVNHAFADGRSGTISITARPRGADDIEIIFADNGAGMTPDVQRQAFDPFFTTRRNEGGTGLGLHIVYNLVTQQLGGRMMLESRVGQGTTFRIIMPRVAKGGSETATGDGTTQWPNRTMSST